Proteins encoded in a region of the Spirochaetales bacterium genome:
- a CDS encoding corrinoid protein, with protein sequence MDKLLSRLALCIEMGKQNKSTPYPKELAGQDGAEELVAEALEKGVSPRDILYRGCVVGMNAIGEKFKRKEVYVPQMLIAAKAMTGVMNRLKPFFISGEIKEKGIFLIGTVSGDLHDIGKNLVGMIVEGAGFKVVDLGVDVKPETFVRVIGENEGCAVGLSALLTTTMVNMEATVEEIKTRYPQTKVLIGGAPVTGDFAEKIGADLYSPDPQGAVEYLNSITEQAAL encoded by the coding sequence CGAAAGAACTAGCAGGCCAGGACGGCGCCGAGGAACTGGTCGCGGAGGCGCTTGAAAAAGGCGTATCACCCCGTGATATATTGTACAGGGGGTGCGTTGTGGGAATGAACGCAATCGGGGAGAAGTTCAAGCGAAAGGAAGTCTATGTCCCGCAAATGCTGATCGCGGCAAAAGCCATGACCGGCGTGATGAACCGTCTCAAGCCTTTTTTCATCTCGGGCGAAATCAAGGAAAAAGGGATATTTCTGATTGGAACGGTAAGCGGTGATTTGCATGATATCGGTAAAAATCTTGTGGGCATGATCGTCGAAGGCGCCGGTTTCAAGGTCGTCGACCTCGGCGTTGACGTGAAGCCCGAGACCTTTGTCAGGGTTATCGGTGAAAACGAGGGGTGCGCCGTCGGTTTGAGCGCCCTGCTTACCACGACGATGGTAAATATGGAAGCCACCGTCGAGGAAATAAAAACACGGTATCCACAGACGAAGGTACTGATCGGCGGCGCTCCGGTTACCGGAGATTTCGCGGAAAAAATCGGCGCGGACCTCTACTCGCCGGACCCCCAGGGCGCGGTCGAATACCTGAATTCGATCACGGAGCAGGCTGCGCTGTAA